A single bacterium DNA region contains:
- a CDS encoding glycosyltransferase: protein MYPISVIVPLGKNESSVQHLIDALLQFEAIHEIVISTTKCCLHETPLDTAQSKVKWVISDTPPGRARQLNAGAAHSSGNYLWFVHADSRLAASTIKSMTTSIIVHPSALFYCDLKFKEDGPNLMALNQFGAWIRSRYLGLPFGDQGLCISAENFRALGGYDENVQIGEDHLFVWKVKRAGMPIIASGGIIETSARKYAQNGWLSVTYSHLLTTGTQAWREWRRSSSTSGISS from the coding sequence ATGTATCCAATTTCAGTAATCGTTCCCTTGGGGAAAAATGAGTCATCTGTTCAACACCTCATTGATGCATTATTACAATTCGAGGCAATCCATGAGATCGTCATCTCAACTACAAAATGTTGTTTGCACGAGACGCCTCTTGATACCGCTCAGTCTAAAGTAAAGTGGGTTATATCGGATACTCCGCCGGGAAGAGCACGTCAGCTAAATGCCGGAGCTGCCCATTCCTCTGGGAACTATCTGTGGTTTGTACATGCCGATTCCAGACTTGCTGCCTCAACTATTAAAAGTATGACGACTTCTATTATCGTGCATCCGAGTGCACTTTTTTACTGTGACCTGAAGTTCAAAGAAGACGGGCCAAATCTCATGGCATTAAATCAATTTGGAGCATGGATACGGTCTCGTTACCTGGGCCTTCCGTTTGGCGATCAAGGACTTTGCATCTCTGCTGAGAATTTTCGCGCTCTAGGGGGCTACGATGAAAATGTCCAGATTGGAGAGGATCACCTGTTCGTCTGGAAAGTAAAAAGAGCAGGAATGCCCATCATTGCATCAGGGGGGATAATCGAAACGAGTGCTCGAAAATATGCCCAAAATGGATGGCTTTCGGTCACCTATTCACATCTTCTTACAACAGGCACACAGGCATGGAGAGAATGGCGACGATCCAGCAGTACCTCTGGGATATCTTCCTGA
- the mltG gene encoding endolytic transglycosylase MltG: MNRRRPLYILVGVIGSLSVFLFCVILFSYQQIQLWGNKPLSFSTLIEIELERGESLGALAIKLENHGVIESPVVFKLWVRLFSDYSRYQAGHYQFQPHTTPSQIDTAIRRGDIYEPVVLEMTIPEGFTQQQILARAVKSKIGTLEELEHALTAENWHVRYPRLSQPASSLEGYLFPATYRFTTFPSPNEFISTLLNTFFEKLPADYISALETMNFSLQEAVTMASLIERETNRNEERQIVSEVIHNRLRKRIALGIDATIIYGLKDFDGNLRYRHLNDKTNKYNTRIHLGLPPTPICSPGLHSLKAVITPTHHGFLYYVVDANDFSRHRFTKKLSEHNRNVEAYWRARKKADIISQKPVR, from the coding sequence ATGAACCGTAGAAGACCTTTATATATCTTAGTAGGAGTGATTGGCAGTCTTAGCGTTTTTCTGTTTTGCGTAATACTATTCTCCTATCAACAGATACAACTTTGGGGAAACAAGCCTCTTTCTTTCTCAACCCTAATAGAAATTGAACTAGAACGAGGGGAAAGTTTAGGTGCTCTTGCTATAAAACTCGAGAATCACGGTGTTATCGAATCTCCCGTAGTTTTTAAACTTTGGGTCAGGCTTTTTTCCGATTATTCCCGCTATCAAGCTGGCCATTATCAATTTCAGCCTCATACGACACCCTCTCAGATTGATACAGCGATTCGAAGGGGAGATATCTATGAACCAGTCGTGCTAGAGATGACTATTCCCGAAGGATTTACTCAGCAACAAATACTGGCTCGTGCTGTTAAAAGCAAAATTGGAACGCTTGAGGAACTAGAGCATGCGCTTACAGCCGAAAACTGGCACGTACGCTATCCGAGACTCTCGCAACCAGCTTCATCTCTTGAGGGTTATCTTTTCCCCGCTACGTATCGATTTACGACATTTCCCTCGCCCAATGAGTTTATCTCGACTCTCTTAAATACATTTTTTGAAAAACTACCGGCCGACTACATCTCAGCATTAGAAACAATGAATTTTTCTCTTCAGGAAGCGGTCACAATGGCAAGTCTTATTGAACGAGAAACCAATAGAAATGAAGAAAGACAAATTGTTTCAGAGGTTATTCACAACCGTCTACGAAAAAGAATAGCCTTAGGCATTGATGCCACTATTATCTATGGTCTAAAGGATTTTGATGGGAATCTGCGCTACCGCCACTTGAATGATAAGACCAATAAATATAATACCCGCATTCATCTAGGCCTTCCTCCAACTCCTATCTGCTCACCAGGGCTTCATTCGCTGAAGGCTGTTATTACGCCGACGCACCATGGTTTTCTTTATTATGTTGTTGATGCTAACGACTTCTCAAGACACCGCTTTACCAAAAAGCTCTCTGAACATAATCGTAACGTAGAAGCATACTGGAGAGCACGAAAAAAGGCAGATATAATTTCTCAAAAGCCAGTCAGGTAA
- a CDS encoding alpha/beta fold hydrolase — translation MKEILVKLGNGIALKSDWYRAPEAVDRGKVAVICHGFSAHRRLAFLPEIAKFLAERGISSLIPDFSRNGMDATTGQLTDPEGFSRNTFEHERQELVSLIDVISKDHVFGEVKSIIVIGHSRGGVSALGAASDSQVSHVIERVSVWSAPSGTEPSRFGLTEEHRRIWEELGHIPYPIQRLGIETALGLEILEDMEREPNRVERYVRSLSMPLQIIHGTKDVRVPLSCGQQLAEWGEQSEFEPIEGADHVFQCSREFPSSAYLEEALKALFRFL, via the coding sequence ATGAAGGAAATCCTCGTTAAACTTGGTAATGGGATCGCTCTGAAATCGGATTGGTACCGAGCCCCTGAAGCGGTAGATCGCGGAAAAGTAGCAGTTATCTGTCACGGATTCTCTGCTCACCGCCGGTTAGCATTTCTTCCTGAGATTGCCAAATTTCTTGCTGAAAGAGGTATCTCGAGCCTAATTCCCGATTTTTCTCGAAATGGCATGGATGCGACAACCGGCCAACTCACGGATCCCGAAGGATTTTCGCGAAATACCTTTGAACATGAGCGACAAGAGTTGGTTTCTCTCATTGATGTAATATCGAAAGATCATGTCTTCGGAGAGGTAAAAAGTATCATTGTAATCGGCCATAGTCGAGGAGGGGTATCTGCCCTTGGTGCGGCTTCAGATTCTCAGGTAAGTCATGTCATTGAACGAGTGAGTGTTTGGTCAGCGCCCTCAGGGACTGAGCCATCTCGTTTTGGATTAACAGAAGAGCATCGACGAATATGGGAAGAATTAGGGCATATCCCTTATCCGATACAGCGATTAGGCATAGAGACTGCCTTGGGGCTTGAGATTTTGGAAGATATGGAGAGAGAGCCGAATAGAGTGGAAAGATACGTACGATCGCTCTCCATGCCACTTCAAATTATTCATGGTACAAAAGATGTGAGAGTACCGCTGTCTTGTGGACAGCAGCTTGCAGAATGGGGAGAGCAATCTGAATTTGAGCCCATTGAGGGAGCGGATCATGTTTTTCAATGTTCTCGTGAATTCCCCTCTTCTGCCTATCTTGAGGAAGCACTAAAGGCACTTTTTCGATTCTTATAA